GAGGTCACCGCAATCAAAGATGATGAGACAGAGCAGTCGGTGGCTGCGGTGTGCAAGCTCGCCGCTAAAGACCCAGCAATTGCAGGCGTTTGCGTGATGCCATCGTTGGTCAGGTACATTAAGCGTGATCTGGTGAAGTCGTATCCGGAGGTGGCAAGTATCAGTATTTGCGCTGCCGTTAACTTTCCAGATGGTGGCAGGACTCCCGACGAGGTTGCGCTAGAAGCAACCGGGGCGCTGAAGGATGGTGCTGACGAGATTGAGTGCCTTATCAACTGGAGACGAATGAACGAGGATGGAGAGGATGGAGAAAACCGCACCAGGCTGCTGGTGAGCGAACTGAAGAAGGTAAGCTGGATACTGATGTGTGtaagcagcggcggccggtAGGCAAGGGCAGTGAGTCAGTGGGTCAAGGTTAGCTCTGGTTCAGATAATCACTCGTGTCGTGAGCGCCGCCGGTCTTCAAGTAGCTTGACACCATTGGCGGGAGATTGGGGCACGCTTACTCCGAATCCGATCAATGTCGGATTCATCGATCACTTCTACACCGTCGCTTTTCCGCATACCAACGTCCATGCGCCTCAGGTCGTCGCCCCCAAGATCCTCAAGGTGGTTCTGGAGGCTGGGCAGCTTCAAGGAGGTGACCTCATCAGCAGAGCAGCTGTCGCTGCCTTagagggcggcgcagacttTCTTCAAACCTCATCCGGAAGGGCTGCTACGCATGCAACCATGTTCAGTGTCCACTTAATCTCTATTGCTTTACGTGACTACAAGGCACGCGAGTGCGAAAGGATCAAGGTTACTGGTGGCAAGCCAGAAATGTCGCCAGCAAGGCCCATCGGGATCAAAATAGAAGTTGGAGACGTGCACACGCCTGAGACAGCAGACTTGCTCATGCAAATGGTCTTTGAAAATGGCCTCTGTTCAATGACTAGGGATACGTTCCGACTTGGGGGCAGCTTTAACTTGCTGAAGGAACTGCGGGCGAGCTACGAGTCGTGGGATTCTGCTGGTGTCGCTCCAGACACAAGCAGGTGATTTTTTTTCAGTTGGAAATCTCTCTCGCGGAAAATGTGCCAACGTCTCGCCGTCATTCCGGCTGCTTACGAGTCTAGTCTGTCAATCTGATAATAGGAACTGCTTGACAAGTAGTGGCGTAACCACGAGTGAGCAGTGGTGAACAACTCAGTCGATTGCACGCGCCGCCTTTTTCGGTTTGCCTGTGGGTTCGCCCCCGCAAGGCATCTCGATAACTTCTTTTAAGACATTCATTAAAGCATTGGCTAGCGCGTGGGACCGATCGTCAGGCAAGTGTGTGACGATCAGATACTAGTGCGAACTACCATAATTTATCACCCACTGATACCAGCGGGCATCAGAAAAGGCTATGACTCAGCTTTCGTCAAGGACAATAtctggaggccgcgcagcgctggCACGTGAGACAGCGGAAGTCGAGTACACCTTATAGTGCGTGTATTGACCACGCTATATTGCTGCGGAGACTTGTCGGATTGCTTTCTGCCGAAACACGTAGCTTCTGTTAAACTGCAGCGTAGCGGAAACGATTGCGTTTCGTTACCTTTCGTCTCCCATGTGATTCTGATTTGGCAGGCCGACCCCGGTGGTTGCTGCTTCCGATGGAGGGGGAACGAGTAGTTTCCTTGATAGCTGCGGGGAACCCATACCCACTTTCAGCTTTCTCTGCAACAGAAGAAGTCCGATCCTCAACCGCGGCCGCCATGGCTGGGAACTGAGTTAGTCCCGAGTGCCCGCGAAGCGCTTCTGTTGAAGGCGGTCTGCCCCTCAGTGGCTCTTCCTTCTGCACCTTCGGCGGTGTAACCCATTTCACCGTGGCAGCGCCCGCCGTGGAGCCGTATGTCGTCTCCTTGGTCACGTAGCCTTTCACCATCGTGGCAACTGACAGCGGTGCACATGTAGTCAATACTACAGAAGAGGAATGCATTAGTGGCGAAGCACGCGCCACCAACCACGCTGCATACCATTTCTTCCGCTGGTACGTGGTGAAGGGTCTGTGCGACAGCGGCGTCCATACGTTGCTGGGGGTGGCAGCGTTCTCCACTTTCGCTTTCTGGTAGCGTCCAAATGTCGGCTTCCCTTGGGCGATATTTGTCCGTAAGATAAGCAGCTGTAGACTTCCGGGGATGCGGGACTATTAGGGCACTCATATGTGTGCGTCTCGTCATGCCTCTCGATGTGTGAGTGGCGGTATTCTTGTGACAGGATGGGTAGGACAACGGGAGCTTTTCTCCGGAACTCCAACTTCATGTTGAGCTTCACGAGAGCGTCTGCATTGGTTTCCTCTTCACGATGTTTGCCATCGTCAGTGTGCGATGCCGAGCTACACCCCATATTCATATCTTCCCGGTCCGGCTCTTCCTTCATGCGTCGCAACACTTCGCTCGCTCGTTCTAGGCAGTATGCAGATATCTGTAATGACtcgcggaaggagacgagcCTGAGCGACACGTCATCAACTAATGTTAGGGCTCCACAGGATTTCAACGCCTTTGCCGCGATAATATGTCGGACATCATCGTTAATGTGTGGCCTGGAAGAGATAAATGTGCAGCTCATGGGAGCATCACTGAACCCGAGCGTTTACAGCTTACAGTTCGATCAGCTTCGACTGCCAACAACAACCTGTTCGAAGCTATTGCTCAACGGTTCCTCGAGTCATATACACTGGAGCCGACCAATGGGATAGTGAAGCGTAAAGTGGCCAAATGATACTGAGACGTATTGAGTATGGAGCAGCTCCCGTGATTACGCGTTGTCAGTATTACCTTTAACGATAGCTGATGTTGCGCCTGCAGGGAGCTTGTATCcatgctgcagcagcctggagagacacgcacgTCGTGCAGCATTCGCGAACATCTCAATTACACGTACCAGAATTTGTTAAAGTCGTCTGGTGTTTTGAAAGGAGCAGTCAGCTCTGTGGGGCAAGCGAGCCCCTTCGCGATTGCTGGCACGGCcagccgcggaagacagaATACTGTGTTGCCGGCAATGCAGCCATCTGCATCGGCACGCAAGCGAAGAACCCTGGCGGCGAACGGGTAGGCCTTTATCGAAACGGTGATTGCTTGCTTCTCGGCTTGAGAGCGCGATGTCGGCATTAACGTGACTGCTAGCGACACGCCAGGAACATTTACGTGAAGACGGCCCTTCTGCTTCTGTTCTGCCATGCAACGCGCATCCAGCAGGTTTTCCATGTTTTCTCCAACATGAATCCAAGCTCCGGTTTCAAGCAGTCGGCACGTGATACAGAAAGAGATTAGATCCTGCAGAGTACTGGTGAAGCCGTCGCTGTCTGAATGAGCAGAAGACACTGTCTTCTGGGACGAGGATCTGAGGTAATACGTCCATGACTGAAACGACTTACCACTGCCGTTAGTTCCACGCAATGTAACTCTTTCACGGTTGCTAAGACCTTTTCGGCTTTGGTAGCAGCTGACCGGGACTTCACGTGTGCGACCAGAATAGTGTCCACATTCGTCGGGCAAGCCATGAGCCGAGATTCGCCCAGCATCTGCGAGCAACACGGATGCGCTCTTGAAGGGGTACCGGCGACACCAGCGGGCTTACGGTAACTAAGCGAGCGGCTTGCACCGAATCCCGGAGCACCACAAGACAGTCGGCGCCATGTCTGCAGGTTACTTGGTCGGTGATGTGACACAGTTGAACACAGCGTGTCACGAACCTTCCGAGGAATTTAATCCTGAAGTATTTAAATATGAGTGGTACTCTAAACGATAATTCATACTGCGCCTCAAACGTTTTCGTTTCTTGCTTTGACGCTTCCCAACGTCGTTCAGGGATTCCGCCCAATTTttctcctccgcagcctATTAACGCACATACTTCTAGCGGTTTGAAGCGGCACACGAAGTCCCGCCCTACTTTCTCCGACATCTCTGGAGTGTTTCAGAGCAGCACAGGAATCACCATACTGCGACAGCACCCGTTTGCCCGCGGACGAACGGACAACCTGCCCGTGAATTCGTTTCCATTGAACCTCCATTTTTCTATGGGACTGCCAATTCGGGGGTTATTTCCTCCGAAGCTAGTAGATGCAAATAGCTTGATGGTGGAGACACACTGAGCGCGACGAAGTGCTCGTGACGCAACACGAATTCCCATGTATTTCAGGCGCGTGAAGTGGCCGCTCGCGGGGAAAAGTCCGAGTACGAGTACGGTTTAGTGCCGGCACACTGTACAGACAGTCAGATTTACACATCATCGCGAGAACAGCTATTCTACGAGACTTTGCACTCTGTAAGTAATCctggaagaagcagaagcatGCGTGGTTTCTCGGGAGGTTCGCCGTGGAGAGTGTCTGTATTTTCGCGTATACAAGCCAGATTCATAGCTCCAAACGGCTCACGAATGCGCACGAACCACGTTGTGGCGTCTTGTGTCATGTGCGGCAATTTCACACCCACAGGCACAC
This DNA window, taken from Besnoitia besnoiti strain Bb-Ger1 chromosome III, whole genome shotgun sequence, encodes the following:
- a CDS encoding hypothetical protein (encoded by transcript BESB_044560); amino-acid sequence: MLGESRLMACPTNVDTILVAHVKSRSSSQKTVSSAHSDSDGFTSTLQDLISFCITCRLLETGAWIHVGENMENLLDARCMAEQKQKGRLHVNVPGVSLAVTLMPTSRSQAEKQAITVSIKAYPFAARVLRLRADADGCIAGNTVFCLPRLAVPAIAKGLACPTELTAPFKTPDDFNKFWLLQHGYKLPAGATSAIVKVSFGHFTLHYPIGCCWQSKLIEL
- a CDS encoding deoxyribose-phosphate aldolase (encoded by transcript BESB_044550); protein product: MATPQIYQQFTSRALLNFFEVTAIKDDETEQSVAAVCKLAAKDPAIAGVCVMPSLVRYIKRDLVKSYPEVASISICAAVNFPDGGRTPDEVALEATGALKDGADEIECLINWRRMNEDGEDGENRTRLLVSELKKVVAPKILKVVLEAGQLQGGDLISRAAVAALEGGADFLQTSSGRAATHATMFSVHLISIALRDYKARECERIKVTGGKPEMSPARPIGIKIEVGDVHTPETADLLMQMVFENGLCSMTRDTFRLGGSFNLLKELRASYESWDSAGVAPDTSR